A single window of Nicotiana tomentosiformis chromosome 1, ASM39032v3, whole genome shotgun sequence DNA harbors:
- the LOC104106012 gene encoding B3 domain-containing protein Os01g0234100-like: protein MAISAMYSSKKSPLLSSSKKKALEIKKKLLRKRALGPCNTYKGKNGDNKKVQIRPEKKVNKPSTVDANSSAMLRAEEVQANLPSQFPSFVKYMLPTHVTGGFWLGFPKKFCDYHLPKRDDTVVLVDEDEQEYATKYLVDKTGLSGGWRGFSIAHSLVHGDVLIFQLIQLCKFKVYIIRESTLAELDGAISLLNLDFHAKPIKSEICEAKEQKYLEPPVLDTHQDDKQEIDGAISLLKLDFRARPIISDQDEEMKICEAKEEKYLEPSVIDIDQDDQNVEAMLLKNSDQGPASDQCGNNSDNSSEVLGIRFSESRLEFKDMKVFSGFNILIDSLIIDSEIPAHIRTKYYELCCTQKSFLHDHLLGGLNCKLAAGMITETVNIADAIRASNISTSRDYLETWNSTLKGFECLGMEVGFLRARLNKLVSLSSESQQILESKRNELAEAKEEMRNLETKLLKVKQVIKNLDSEIELTTKDTSFEIKYKALAAVPW, encoded by the exons ATGGCGATCTCAGCTATGTATTCCTCCAAAAAAAGccctcttctttcttcttcaaag AAAAAGGCACTAGAAATCAAGAAAAAGTTGCTAAGGAAAAGGGCTTTGGGTCCTTGTAATACCTACAAG GGGAAAAATGGAGATAATAAGAAGGTCCAAATACG CCCTGAAAAGAAGGTAAACAAACCTAGCACTGTTGATGCAAACTCATCTGCTATGCTGCGGGCTGAAGAAGTTCAAGCAAATTTGCCCTCTCAATTTCCTAGTTTTGTCAAGTATATGCTCCCTACACATGTCACTGGTGGATTTTGGTTG GGTTTTCCAAAGAAATTTTGTGACTACCATTTGCCAAAGCGTGACGACACTGTTGTTTTGGTGGATGAGGATGAACAAGAATATGCTACCAAGTACCTTGTTGATAAAACTGGATTAAGTGGTGGTTGGAGGGGTTTCTCCATTGCCCACAGCCTGGTTCACGGGGATGTCTTGATCTTTCAATTGATCCAACTATGCAAATTTAAG GTGTATATAATAAGAGAAAGTACCTTGGCAGAACTTGATGGTGCTATTAGCCTTCTAAATCTGGATTTTCATGCTAAACCAATCAAATCTG AAATTTGTGAAGCAAAAGAGCAGAAGTACTTGGAGCCTCCTGTCCTAGATACTCATCAAGATGACAAACAAGAAATTGATGGTGCTATTAGTCTTCTAAAACTGGATTTTCGTGCTAGACCAATCATATCTG ATCAAGATGAAGAGATGAAAATTTGTGAAGCAAAAGAGGAGAAATACTTGGAGCCTTCTGTTATAGATATCGATCAAGATGACCAAAATGTAGAAGCCATGCTGCTAAAAAACTCGGACCAAGGGCCTGCATCAGATCAATGTGGAAACAATAGTGACAATAGCTCTGAAGTTTTAGGCATTAGATTTTCTGAATCAAGACTTGAATTCAAAGATATGAAGGTTTTTTCTGGTTTTAACATTCTTATAGATAGTTTGATCATAGACTCCGAGATCCCTGCACACATTCGGACCAAGTACTACGAGCTTTGCTGCACTCAGAAGTCATTTCTCCATGACCATTTACTTGGTGGCCTGAACTGCAAGCTAGCTGCTGGAATGATCACAGAAACTGTGAACATTGCTGATGCCATTAGAGCTTCCAACATTTCGACCTCTCGTGATTATCTTGAAACTTGGAACAGTACGTTGAAAGGGTTCGAGTGTTTAGGCATGGAAGTTGGATTTTTACGTGCTAGGCTTAATAAGCTTGTTAGCCTATCAAGTGAATCACAACAGATTCTTGAATCAAAGAGAAATGAACTAGCTGAAGCCAAAGAGGAAATGAGGAATCTTGAAACTAAGCTTTTGAAGGTGAAACAGGTGATAAAGAATCTAGATTCTGAAATTGAGTTAACAACTAAAGACACCAGTTTTGAGATCAAGTACAAGGCATTGGCAGCTGTTCCATGGTGA
- the LOC104106013 gene encoding B3 domain-containing protein Os01g0234100-like gives MLYSSPIQRLNHKRVLEIKEKLLRKRALGPSKTNKVKNGDTKKLRICPEKKTYKTSTVDANSSAMLRAEEVQANLPSHFPSFVKYMLHSHVSRGFWLSFPRKFCDSYLPKHDDTVVLVDENEEEFATKYLIDKNGLSGGWRGFSIAHNLLEGDVLVFQLIQPCKFKVYIIRENNLTEIDGAISLLNLDFHARPIKSDQSEDMKICEAKEQKYLEPPVHQDVKQEEAILIPDSDQGPASDQCGSDSDNGSEVLSIRFSESRLEFKDVKDFSGFNILVDGLIIDAEIPAHIRTKYYYLCCTQKSFLHEHLLGGLNCKLAAGMITETVNIADAIRASKISIPRDFLETWDNTLKGFECLGMEVGFLRARLGKLINMSCESDSILLSKRVELAEAKEEMRNLEEKVLKVKQVIQKLDSEIEALTLKDTSFELKFKALAAAPW, from the exons ATGTTATATTCTTCTCCCATTCAACGGCTTAATCACAAAAGGGTACTAGAAATCAAGGAAAAACTCCTCAGGAAAAGGGCTTTGGGTCCAAGTAAAACCAACAAG GTGAAAAATGGAGACACTAAGAAGCTTCGAATATG TCCTGAAAAGAAGACATACAAAACTAGCACTGTGGATGCAAACTCATCAGCCATGCTGCGGGCCGAAGAAGTTCAAGCAAATTTGCCCTCTCACTTTCCTAGTTTTGTCAAGTATATGCTCCATTCACATGTCAGTCGTGGATTTTGGTTG AGTTTCCCAAGAAAATTTTGTGACTCTTATTTGCCAAAGCATGATGATACTGTTGTTTTGGTGGACGAAAATGAAGAAGAATTTGCTACCAAGTACCTTATTGATAAGAACGGATTGAGTGGGGGTTGGAGAGGTTTTTCCATTGCTCACAACCTGCTTGAAGGGGATGTCTTAGTCTTCCAGTTGATCCAACCCTGCAAATTTAAG GTATATATAATAAGAGAAAACAACTTGACAGAAATTGATGGTGCTATTAGTCTTCTAAATCTGGATTTTCATGCTAGACCAATCAAGTCAG ATCAAAGTGAGGACATGAAAATTTGTGAAGCAAAAGAACAAAAGTACTTGGAGCCTCCTGTCCATCAAGATGTCAAACAAGAAGAAGCCATATTGATACCCGACTCAGACCAAGGCCCTGCATCAGATCAATGTGGGAGTGATAGCGATAATGGCTCTGAAGTTTTAAGCATTAGATTTTCAGAATCGAGACTTGAATTCAAAGATGTGAAGGACTTCTCTGGTTTCAACATTCTTGTGGATGGATTGATCATAGATGCTGAGATTCCAGCACACATTCGGACCAAATACTACTATCTTTGCTGCACTCAGAAGTCATTTCTCCATGAGCATTTACTTGGTGGACTAAATTGCAAGCTAGCTGCCGGAATGATCACTGAGACTGTGAATATTGCTGATGCCATTAGAGCTTCCAAGATTTCGATCCCTCGTGATTTTCTTGAGACTTGGGACAATACATTGAAAGGGTTCGAGTGTTTAGGCATGGAAGTTGGATTTTTACGTGCAAGGCTTGGTAAGCTTATTAACATGTCATGTGAATCAGATAGCATTCTTCTGTCAAAGAGAGTTGAACTAGCTGAAGCAAAAGAGGAAATGAGGAATCTTGAAGAAAAGGTTTTGAAAGTGAAACAAGTGATACAGAAGTTAGACTCTGAAATTGAGGCTTTAACATTAAAAGACACGAGTTTTGAGCTCAAATTCAAGGCACTGGCAGCTGCTCCATGGTAA